ATGCTGAGCGCCTACCTGGTGCTGGCGCGCGAGGTGCCGCTCAACTACCTGGGCACCCAGCCCGCCGCGGCCCAGCTGGAGCTGCAGCACGAGCCCTCGGCTGCGCTGCTGCAGCGCCTGCGCGCCCGGCCCGGCGTGCGCGGCGCCGAGCTGGGCGGCACCCTGCTGGGCCGCATCCAGGTCGGCCAGCAGGGTTGGATGCCGCTGATGCTGTTCGTGGTGTCGGACTTCGAGGCCTGGCAGATCAACCGCGTGCACGCCGACAGCGGCAGCTGGCCGCCGCCCCCCGGCAGCCTGCTGATCGAGCGCAGCGCCATGGCCATGAGCCAGGCCCGCGTGGGCGGCCAGGTGCAGATCGAGCTGCCCGCGGCCGGCCGCATCGGCATCGGCGTGGCTGGCACCGTGCACGACCCCGGCGTGGCGCCGGCCTGGCAGGAGCAGACCGTCTACGCCTATGTCAGCCAGGCCACGCTGGCGCAGCGCGGCCAGCCGCTGCCGCTGGACCTGCTCAAGCTGCGGCTGCACGACGATGCCGAGTTGCCGGCGATCGAGGCCGAGGTGCAGCGGCTCGCCGCCTGGCTGGCCGAACAGGGCGAGCCGGTGCTGCAGGCGCGCATCCCGCCGCCACGCCTGCACCCGCACCAGTCGCAGATGATGACGGTGGTGGGCATGCTGCTGATCTTCAGCCTGCTGGGCCTGCTGCTGGGCGCGGTGCTGACGGCCAGCACCATCGGCGGCCTGCTGGCCCAGCAGCGACGCCAGATCGCCATCATGAAGGCGATCGGCGCGCGCTCGGCCCAGATCGCCACGCTCTATCTGCTGATGGTGGGCCTGCTGGGCCTGGCCGCCGTGGCGATCGGCTGGCCGCTCGGCTGGGCGGCCGGGCGCGGCCTGATGAGCCTGGTGGCGCAGCTGCTCAATCTGCGCCTGGACAGCCTGGCCTTGCCTGGCTGGATGCTGCCCGCCAGCGTGGGCGTCGGCATCGTCGCGCCGCTGCTGGCCACGCTGCTGCCGATCTGGCTGGCGGCACGGCGCACCGTGCGCGCCGCCATCGACGACCATGGCGTGAGCGCCAGCGCCGCGGCCGACAGCGGGCCGGGCGGACGGCTCATGGCCCGGCTGCTGGCGCGCCTGAGCCTGGGCGATGCGGCCCTGACCCTGGCGCTGCGCAATACCTTCCGGCGCCGCGCCCGCCTGTTCATGACCCTGCTGCTGCTGGGCGGCGCGGGTGCCATGTTCATCACCAGCCTGAACCTGCGTGCGGCCTGGGAGGCGCGCGTGCAGGAGGCGGCGGCCGACCGGCATTTCGATCTCGAGCTGCGCCTGGAACAGCCGCAGCCGCTGGCGCGGCTGGAGCCGCTGTTGCGCGGCGCCCTGCCGGGCCTGCGCGCGTTCGAATCCTGGAGCATCAGCGCCACCTCCCTGCATCAGGGCGGCGGGCTGGAGGTGGTGCACAGCTATCCCGACGGCGGCCATGGCAGCCTGGCGCTGCGCGCCGCACCGCCCGCCACCGCCCTGATCGCGCACCGCCTCGGCGCCGGCCGCTGGCTGCGCGCGGGCGAGCGCGGCAGCGTGGTACTCAACAGCGGCGCCAGCCAGGCGTCAGGCCTGCGCGGCGCGCGGCCGGGCGACTGGCTGGACCTGGAGATCGCGGGCCGGCCGCAGCGCCTGCTGGTGGTGGGCATCATCAAGGAGCCGCTCACCCCCAGCGCCCTCTACACCACGCCGGAAAGCTATGCCGAGCTGACCGGCACGGCCGGCCACAGCAATGCCCTGCGCATCGCGCTGCGGGATGGCAGCGACGCCGAGCAGAGTGCCACGGCGCTGGTGGCCGCGCTGGAAGGGGCCGGCATGGGCGTGAAGTTTCTACTCACCGAAGCGCGCTTTGGCGCCGCCCAGGGTGGCCATGTCTACATCCTCGTCTACGCCCTCGCCTTCATCGCCGGCCTGATGGCCGTGGTGGGCCTGCTGGGCCTGGCCTCTGCGCTGGGCAGCGCGGTGCTGGAACGTACCCGCGAGATTGGCGTGCTGCGCACCATCGGCGCGGGCTCGGCCGCGGTGCTGCGCAGCGTGCTGGCCGAGGGCCTGGTGATCGCCCTGCTGAGCGTGCTGCTGGCCCTGCTGCTCGCCACCGGGCTCTCGGCGCGCGTGGGCGCGGTGCTGGGCGCGATCTCGCCGCAGCAGCTGCTGCTGCAGCTCTCGCCGCTGGCACTGGGCCTGTGGTTGCTGCTGCTGCTGCCCGGCGCGCTGCTGGTGAGCGCCTGGCCGGCGCGCCGCGCCGCGCGGCTGACGATACGCGAAACCCTCAACAGCTATTGATGCCAGGCACGCCATGAACAAGAAACTCGCGCTCGCCCTCCTGCTCGTGCTGCTGGCCGGCGCCGCCGTCTGGCTGCTCGGCGACGTCGATGCGCTGGCGCTGCTGAAGCGGCTGCACGGCCGCTGAGCACAGGCCGCGCCGGCTTATTTGTAGAAGGCCTCCACCTTGCCCTTGAGCTTGATCATCAGCGGATGGCCCTTGCGGTCCACGGTGCGGCCAGCGGGCACCTTGACCCAGCCTTCGCTGATGCAGTACTCCTCGACATCGAAGCGCTCCTTGCCGTTCAGGCGGATGCCGATGTCGCGCTCGAACACGGCGGCGTCGTGGAAGGGGCTGCGCGGGTCCACCGAAAGGCGGTCGGGCATGGCGGGGCTGGCTTGGGCTGCGTCGGTCATGGGAGTTCTGGATCTCGAATAGAGGATGGGTAAGGCGTGATTTTCCAGGATTTGGCGCGCGGGCTTGTCCGGGCGCAACAAGCTTGCAGCGCCAGGCTTGCAAGCGTGCTGCCGCGGCCTAGCTTATGAATA
This portion of the Paucibacter sediminis genome encodes:
- a CDS encoding FtsX-like permease family protein, which encodes MSPRWTKIWRDMQHSGGRMALIVAALAASMAGVVTMLSAYLVLAREVPLNYLGTQPAAAQLELQHEPSAALLQRLRARPGVRGAELGGTLLGRIQVGQQGWMPLMLFVVSDFEAWQINRVHADSGSWPPPPGSLLIERSAMAMSQARVGGQVQIELPAAGRIGIGVAGTVHDPGVAPAWQEQTVYAYVSQATLAQRGQPLPLDLLKLRLHDDAELPAIEAEVQRLAAWLAEQGEPVLQARIPPPRLHPHQSQMMTVVGMLLIFSLLGLLLGAVLTASTIGGLLAQQRRQIAIMKAIGARSAQIATLYLLMVGLLGLAAVAIGWPLGWAAGRGLMSLVAQLLNLRLDSLALPGWMLPASVGVGIVAPLLATLLPIWLAARRTVRAAIDDHGVSASAAADSGPGGRLMARLLARLSLGDAALTLALRNTFRRRARLFMTLLLLGGAGAMFITSLNLRAAWEARVQEAAADRHFDLELRLEQPQPLARLEPLLRGALPGLRAFESWSISATSLHQGGGLEVVHSYPDGGHGSLALRAAPPATALIAHRLGAGRWLRAGERGSVVLNSGASQASGLRGARPGDWLDLEIAGRPQRLLVVGIIKEPLTPSALYTTPESYAELTGTAGHSNALRIALRDGSDAEQSATALVAALEGAGMGVKFLLTEARFGAAQGGHVYILVYALAFIAGLMAVVGLLGLASALGSAVLERTREIGVLRTIGAGSAAVLRSVLAEGLVIALLSVLLALLLATGLSARVGAVLGAISPQQLLLQLSPLALGLWLLLLLPGALLVSAWPARRAARLTIRETLNSY
- a CDS encoding DUF3297 family protein, with protein sequence MTDAAQASPAMPDRLSVDPRSPFHDAAVFERDIGIRLNGKERFDVEEYCISEGWVKVPAGRTVDRKGHPLMIKLKGKVEAFYK